One Aquarana catesbeiana isolate 2022-GZ linkage group LG11, ASM4218655v1, whole genome shotgun sequence genomic window carries:
- the TSHZ3 gene encoding teashirt homolog 3, translating into MPRRKQQAPRRASAYVSDELKAAALDEDGEVEDSVVDGEPSAKYACPEMDFAKTSPGYQHSPAGEFSSHEMDSESHVSETSDRLTDFESSSIKNEEETKELLAPLEDSSVSDSLEQMKAVYNNFLSNSYWSNLSLNLHQTTPEKNNASSSSSSSSSSSCGSGSFDWHQTAVAKTLQQVSQCRALPEPSLFSTVQLYRQSSKLYGSIFTGASKFRCKDCSAAYDTLVELTVHMNETGHYRDDNHENDNKNPRRWSKPRKRSLLEMEGKEDAQKVLKCMYCGHSFESLQDLSVHMIKTKHYQKVPLKEPVTPVAAKIVPASRKKLSLELELPSSPDSTGGTPKATILDSNDTLQKNSNPYITPNNRYGHQNGASYAWHFEARKSQILKCMECGSSHDTLQELTGHMMVTGHFIKVTNSALKKGKPVIESPITPNSVIDEKVQSVPLAATTFTPPTNNGASLSPKLAVEIKKEVDRDKVLTDDKIKEKEKGNEEEEKFDTTSKYHYLTEHDLEESPKGGLDILKSLENTVTSAINKAQNGTPSWGGYPSIHAAYQLPNMMKLSLGSSGKSTSLKPMYGNNDVMSPSKNQPLISSPSSQTSPVPKTNFHAMEELVKKVTEKVAKVEEKMKEPEERFSPIKRATPSPSGSEVSEPLKPDVLNDIVFKSQQNSPAPPKDNCKESPTLEPEVNGKDHVKSIIGSLSSSTAIITDHPPEQPFVNPLSALQSVMNIHLGKAAKPSLPALDPMSMLFKMSNSLAEKAAIATPPIQAKKTDHLTDRYFYHVNNDQPIDLTKGKSDKNCSLASALLSSTSSSTASSSSTVTTAKTSAVVSFMSNSPLRENALSDISDMLKNLTESHTSKSSTPTSISEKSDIDGTTIEEPEENTPAQKRKGRQSNWNPQHLLILQAQFAASLRQTSEGKYVMSDLSPQERMHISRFTGLSMTTISHWLANVKYQLRRTGGTKFLKNLDTGHPVFFCNDCASQIRTPSTYISHLESHLGFRIRDLSKLSSEQIHNQLAHTKSPSEKLVASSPEEETGSTYQCKLCNRTFASKHAVKLHLSKTHGKSPEDHLLYVAEMEKQ; encoded by the coding sequence CCTACGTGTCTGATGAACTGAAGGCAGCCGCGCTTGATGAAGATGGCGAGGTTGAGGACTCTGTTGTGGATGGAGAACCGTCAGCCAAGTATGCCTGTCCGGAAATGGATTTTGCAAAGACTTCTCCGGGCTACCAGCACTCGCCAGCTGGTGAATTTTCCAGCCATGAGATGGACAGCGAGTCTCACGTCAGCGAGACCAGTGACCGCCTGACGGACTTTGAAAGCAGCTCCATCAAAAACGAGGAGGAAACTAAGGAGTTGTTGGCCCCTCTGGAGGACTCCAGTGTGTCTGACAGTTTGGAGCAGATGAAAGCTGTGTACAATAATTTCCTTTCCAATTCTTACTGGTCAAACCTCAGTTTAAATCTTCATCAGACGACGCCGGAGAAAAACAATGccagtagcagcagcagcagcagtagcaGCAGCAGCTGCGGAAGTGGCAGCTTCGACTGGCACCAGACAGCCGTGGCCAAAACTCTACAACAGGTGTCCCAATGCAGAGCACTCCCTGAGCCGAGCCTCTTCAGCACCGTCCAGTTGTACCGACAGAGCAGCAAACTCTACGGTTCAATTTTTACGGGAGCCAGCAAGTTCCGTTGCAAAGACTGTAGCGCTGCCTATGATACGTTGGTTGAGTTAACAGTTCACATGAATGAAACGGGACACTATAGAGATGACAACCATGAAAACGATAACAAAAACCCCAGGCGATGGTCGAAACCTCGTAAACGGTCATTACTTGAAATGGAAGGGAAAGAAGATGCCCAAAAAGTTTTGAAGTGTATGTACTGCGGGCATTCCTTCGAATCCCTTCAGGACCTCAGTGTTCACATGATTAAAACGAAACATTACCAAAAAGTGCCTCTTAAAGAACCTGTTACTCCCGTAGCAGCAAAAATTGTTCCGGCTTCTAGAAAAAAACTGTCTCTGGAACTCGAACTTCCAAGTTCCCCTGACTCAACAGGGGGGACGCCAAAAGCAACAATTTTAGATTCCAACGATACTTTGCAAAAGAATTCCAACCCATATATAACACCAAATAACCGGTATGGACACCAGAACGGAGCCAGCTATGCTTGGCATTTTGAAGCTAGGAAATCTCAGATTCTCAAATGCATGGAATGTGGTAGCTCCCATGACACACTGCAAGAACTTACTGGCCACATGATGGTCACGGGACATTTTATAAAAGTGACTAATTCTGCCCTTAAGAAAGGAAAGCCTGTCATTGAATCCCCTATTACCCCAAACTCGGTTATAGACGAGAAGGTCCAATCTGTGCCACTAGCCGCCACCACATTCACACCCCCCACCAATAACGGTGCCTCTCTGTCGCCAAAACTGGCTGTAGAGATTAAAAAAGAGGTTGACAGAGACAAAGTCCTCACGGATGACAAAATcaaagagaaagaaaagggaaaTGAGGAGGAGGAAAAGTTTGACACCACTTCTAAATACCATTACCTAACGGAACATGATTTGGAAGAGAGCCCTAAAGGGGGGTTAGACATTCTTAAATCTTTGGAAAACACAGTGACTTCCGCTATAAATAAAGCTCAGAATGGCACACCAAGCTGGGGAGGTTACCCAAGCATCCACGCTGCTTACCAACTTCCCAACATGATGAAGTTATCATTAGGTTCCTCAGGAAAAAGTACTTCACTGAAACCAATGTATGGAAATAATGATGTCATGTCACCTTCCAAAAATCAGCCCCTAATCTCTTCACCGAGCAGCCAGACCTCACCTGTGCCAAAAACAAATTTCCATGCCATGGAGGAGCTAGTCAAGAAGGTGACGGAAAAGGTGGCCAAAGTGGAAGAGAAaatgaaggaaccagaggagaggTTTTCTCCAATCAAGCGAGCGACGCCATCCCCCAGCGGAAGCGAGGTCAGCGAACCTCTAAAGCCTGATGTTTTGAACGACATCGTATTTAAAAGCCAGCAAAACAGTCCAGCTCCACCAAAAGACAACTGCAAGGAGAGCCCTACCCTGGAGCCAGAAGTAAACGGCAAAGACCATGTCAAGTCCATTATTGGCAGCTTAAGTAGCAGTACAGCTATAATAACAGACCATCCTCCTGAGCAACCCTTTGTCAATCCATTAAGCGCACTGCAGTCAGTTATGAACATTCACCTTGGCAAGGCAGCTAAGCCATCTCTACCGGCTCTGGACCCAATGAGCATGTTGTTTAAAATGAGTAACAGCTTGGCAGAAAAGGCTGCCATAGCCACGCCACCTATCCAAGCCAAAAAAACAGACCACCTAACAGACCGTTATTTTTATCATGTCAACAATGACCAGCCCATAGATTTGACGAAAGGGAAGAGTGACAAAAACTGCTCTCTGGCTTCAGCGCTTTTGTCATCCACGTCGTCGTCTACCGCATCTTCTTCATCTACAGTGACAACGGCAAAGACATCTGCAGTCGTGTCATTCATGTCAAACTCACCGCTGCGCGAGAATGCCTTGTCAGATATCTCTGATATGCTGAAGAACCTGACAGAAAGCCACACATCAAAATCTTCTACACCTACCAGCATATCTGAGAAATCTGACATTGACGGTACCACAATAGAAGAACCGGAGGAAAACACACCAGCTCAGAAGAGGAAAGGGCGACAGTCCAACTGGAATCCGCAACACTTGCTCATCCTGCAAGCCCAGTTTGCTGCAAGCTTGCGACAGACCTCGGAGGGGAAGTACGTCATGTCCGACTTGAGCCCTCAAGAGAGAATGCACATTTCCCGGTTTACGGGACTCTCCATGACCACCATCAGCCACTGGCTAGCCAATGTAAAATACCAGCTAAGAAGGACAGGTGGGACAAAATTCCTTAAGAACTTAGATACGGGGCACCCGGTGTTTTTTTGTAATGACTGTGCCTCGCAAATCAGGACTCCCTCCACCTACATCAGTCATCTTGAATCCCACTTAGGTTTCAGAATAAGGGACTTATCTAAACTGTCCAGTGAACAGATACATAATCAGTTAGCACACACCAAGTCCCCCTCCGAAAAGCTAGTGGCCTCCTCTCCCGAAGAAGAGACTGGGTCCACCTACCAGTGCAAGCTTTGCAACCGGACATTTGCAAGCAAGCATGCTGTGAAACTTCACTTGAGTAAAACACATGGGAAGTCCCCGGAAGATCATCTTCTCTATGTGGCAGAAATGGAGAAGCAGTag